A window of Zingiber officinale cultivar Zhangliang chromosome 5A, Zo_v1.1, whole genome shotgun sequence contains these coding sequences:
- the LOC121982132 gene encoding uncharacterized protein LOC121982132 → MEVGSSHGPVDGNKAATDGHGFGCGFGESRVFKEIESVELKEEAYGLVLDRGEAGFSGSSKDAHGDVVMDPESVGFDDDSASEEVVVSDGVKMPHRAVGNWMNGFDLGDMVWGKVKSHPWWPGYLFNEAFASPSVRRARRDGHVLVAFFGDSSYGWFDPAELVPFAPHYEEKSKQTTLRPFVKAVEEAADEASRREALGLACYCRNKSNFGSAHVPGYFLVDVPGFEPWGFYSSKQIEDARKNFVPEQSVFFLKQLALCPLKESFPAIDQIKNVAKMLAYRRAVFEEFDETYAQAFGVEPVRPSLTGSMLNHPERFTPRAAPLSGQLVMPESLRQKKSSVHKLASAPKVPKPPSAKKNKYVLKRRDEQFSITAPVAGPPLLDFTSRTESYRTFYNLFPTAQQPPAQPSLAFQDASVHGDYVLQRREPSIIIDDVDDKLPQGSPGLHAQGKPHLVSEQRPDTSVVDVPVVISPRQAPQMSVIEFRKLDPVVSDVAADAKPNDAGDVVVVGGIPKVKKIKKRLRDVASSDPTDLAVNVKKKIKKKSREQSDGAGLIPDHVRMAKDDDTHRKSASGLLSIGPEPSKRAYGVESATVSFPFAFQLPEIDLSSRNLQLPELVADLHELALDPFYGIDRDAPVVALHVFLKFRSMVYQKSLSLSLHTEAEVAEIQTDTPPQQHQEPLVVVGTAEIAPAKIAKEGREGTATAKPPKPGFRPDDPVVAGRKRMPSDLHEDMGAKRQKKLVKVKAALASEKKSAISQKRNQKEAGSASTATPTAAATPSAMPIVPAKPSNTKSVEPLKKKEPPPPRVPCPTALVMKFPPRTTLPSVASLKARFARFGPLDLSGTRVYWKSNTCKVVYKFKPDAEAALNNVRVNEIFGQVKVHFYLRDADAAAPEQSADAGGQKQESRPSEGVQFRPGNGSSTALRSLRNPNQKPGQLKSILKKPGDDVGPSSSREAPRVKFMLDNVDGKPVMSPAIAGSSSSRSDVEAPPLSLLPSDSVINKTTKSGALLPPPPPLPLPLSALHSYPSRTVDNSAYIPPPLVTPVSSTPLPPRPLHWAAADRVTPPLSSLRGLPSGAAQPHNYMQHGDVEGRRMGNKDLANQMLSLMIRCSDIVSSVKSSLGYVPYHPL, encoded by the exons ATGGAGGTGGGCAGTTCGCATGGACCGGTAGATGGAAACAAGGCAGCGACTGATGGACATGGTTTTGGATGCGGATTTGGTGAATCAAGGGTTTTCAAGGAGATCGAATCGGTGGAGCTTAAGGAAGAGGCTTATGGTTTGGTTTTAGACCGCGGCGAGGCGGGTTTCTCTGGATCTTCCAAGGACGCTCACGGAGACGTAGTGATGGATCCAG AAAGTGTGGGTTTCGACGATGACAGTGCCTCTGAAGAGGTTGTAGTTTCAGATGGGGTGAAGATGCCGCACAGGGCGGTTGGAAACTGGATGAATGGGTTCGATCTGGGCGACATGGTGTGGGGAAAGGTGAAATCACATCCATGGTGGCCTGGTTACTTGTTCAATGAGGCTTTTGCTTCGCCTTCTGTTCGAAGGGCGAGAAGGGATGGTCATGTTTTGGTAGCCTTCTTTGGTGATAGCAGCTACGGATGGTTTGACCCTGCTGAGCTCGTCCCGTTTGCCCCCCACTATGAGGAGAAGTCTAAACAGACCACCTTGCGGCCATTTGTTAAGGCAGTTGAAGAGGCAGCCGATGAAGCAAGCCGCAGGGAGGCTCTTGGTCTGGCTTGCTACTGCCGGAATAAATCCAACTTTGGTTCAGCACATGTCCCGGGATATTTTCTTGTTGATGTCCCAGGATTCGAACCATGGGGCTTTTACTCATCAAAGCAGATCGAGGATGCGCGGAAAAACTTCGTGCCTGAGCAATCTGTCTTCTTTCTAAAGCAGTTGGCCTTATGTCCACTGAAAGAGAGTTTTCCTGCTATAGATCAGATTAAGAACGTGGCAAAGATGCTTGCTTACCGCCGTGCCGTCTTCGAAGAATTTGACGAGACATATGCTCAAGCATTCGGTGTCGAGCCAGTACGGCCATCTCTGACTGGGTCTATGTTAAATCATCCTGAAAGATTTACCCCCCGAG CGGCGCCTCTAAGCGGGCAACTGGTGATGCCCGAGTCCCTCCGGCAGAAGAAAAGCTCCGTCCATAAGCTAGCTTCCGCACCCAAAGTGCCCAAACCTCCATCTGCGAAGAAGAACAAATACGTGCTGAAGCGGAGGGATGAGCAATTCTCCATCACCGCCCCTGTCGCTGGCCCTCCATTGCTGGACTTCACCTCCCGTACCGAATCCTATCGTACCTTCTACAACCTCTTCCCCACTGCTCAGCAGCCCCCTGCCCAACCAAGTCTCGCCTTCCAGGATGCCTCAGTGCACGGTGACTACGTGCTCCAGAGGAGGGAACCTTCCATTATCATCGACGACGTCGACGACAAGCTGCCGCAAGGTTCACCCGGCCTGCATGCTCAGGGGAAACCTCACCTGGTCTCAGAGCAGAGACCGGACACATCGGTGGTGGATGTTCCCGTTGTTATTAGTCCTCGACAGGCGCCGCAGATGAGCGTGATTGAGTTCCGGAAGTTGGACCCTGTTGTCTCCGATGTAGCTGCTGATGCGAAGCCGAACGACGCTGGCGACGTCGTCGTCGTCGGTGGAATCCCAAAGGTGAAGAAGATCAAAAAGCGCCTGCGCGATGTTGCTAGCTCCGACCCAACAGATCTTGCTGTAAATGTTAAGAAGAAGATTAAAAAGAAGAGCAGGGAACAGAGCGACGGGGCTGGCTTGATACCTGACCATGTAAGGATGGCGAAAGATGACGATACTCATAGAAAATCTGCCTCGGGATTACTTAGCATTGGGCCGGAGCCGTCCAAGAGAGCCTATGGAGTCGAGAGTGCGACCGTATCCTTCCCCTTCGCCTTTCAGCTTCCCGAGATTGACTTGAGCTCCCGCAACCTGCAGCTACCCGAGCTGGTGGCCGACCTGCATGAACTAGCACTCGACCCTTTCTACGGCATCGACCGCGATGCTCCGGTTGTTGCGCTCCATGTATTCCTTAAGTTCCGATCGATGGTCTACCAGAAAAGCTTGTCCCTTTCGCTCCACACTGAAGCTGAAGTCGCGGAGATTCAAACGGACACACCTCCTCAGCAGCATCAGGAGCCTCTTGTAGTTGTTGGGACGGCGGAGATTGCTCCAGCGAAAATAGCGAAGGAGGGCAGGGAGGGAACTGCCACTGCGAAGCCACCGAAGCCAGGATTTAGGCCCGATGATCCGGTAGTCGCTGGACGGAAACGCATGCCCTCTGATCTCCATGAGGATATGGGCGCAAAGAGGCAAAAGAAACTGGTCAAAGTCAAAGCCGCCTTGGCCAGTGAAAAGAAATCGGCGATCAGTCAGAAGCGTAACCAGAAGGAAGCCGGCAGTGCCTCCACGGCGACACCTACAGCAGCCGCAACGCCGTCAGCAATGCCGATTGTGCCAGCGAAGCCCAGCAACACCAAATCCGTGGAGCCCCTCAAGAAGAAAGAACCTCCCCCGCCTCGAGTTCCCTGTCCAACTGCGCTCGTGATGAAGTTCCCACCCCGGACGACGCTGCCGTCCGTTGCCTCTTTAAAAGCAAGGTTTGCCCGGTTCGGCCCGCTCGATCTCTCCGGCACCCGCGTGTACTGGAAATCCAACACCTGCAAGGTGGTGTACAAGTTCAAGCCCGACGCGGAGGCAGCCCTCAACAACGTACGCGTTAACGAAATTTTTGGCCAGGTCAAAGTGCACTTCTATCTCCGCGACGCTGACGCAGCGGCGCCGGAGCAGTCCGCTGATGCCGGAGGTCAGAAGCAAGAGTCACGGCCTTCTGAAGGCGTCCAGTTCCGACCCGGGAATGGCTCAAGCACCGCTTTGAGGTCGCTACGTAATCCAAACCAGAAGCCAGGACAGCTGAAATCCATCCTGAAGAAGCCCGGTGACGACGTTGGCCCTAGCAGCAGTCGAGAGGCACCCCGCGTAAAATTCATGTTGGACAATGTGGACGGGAAGCCAGTGATGTCGCCGGCGATTGCAGGAAGCAGCAGCAGTCGTAGCGATGTCGAAGCACcgcccctctcccttcttccttcaGATTCTGTCATCAATAAGACCACAAAGTCTGGTGCTTTActcccgccgccgccgccactgcCACTGCCACTGTCTGCGCTTCATTCCTATCCTTCAAGGACTGTGGATAACTCTGCTTACATCCCCCCACCGCTGGTGACTCCAGTCTCATCTACTCCGCTTCCACCGCGACCATTGCACTGGGCGGCGGCGGATCGGGTGACTCCGCCGCTGTCTTCCCTCCGCGGGCTTCCATCTGGCGCGGCCCAGCCGCACAATTATATGCAGCATGGCGACGTCGAAGGAAGGCGCATGGGGAACAAGGACTTAGCGAACCAAATGCTGAGCCTTATGATTAGGTGCAGTGATATAGTGAGCAGTGTCAAATCGTCGCTAGGATACGTTCCATACCATCCACTGTAA
- the LOC121982130 gene encoding translocator protein homolog, with the protein MASGTLKHRPPVKDELATATTDSSTVPEKTKDQKLALARRGLRSLAVAVAIPTVATAASISAAASPSRTLPVWAFHVGSILVSGLLGLSAWLVWAKGGFHGRSEALPLYLAELVMELLWAPLLFGCGPSRSAMAVCAAHFVVLFLLGQCFSHVNPVAADLIKPYLAWVSFLAVVNFLLL; encoded by the coding sequence ATGGCCTCCGGGACTCTCAAACACCGGCCACCGGTGAAGGACGAACTGGCCACCGCCACTACCGATTCGTCCACCGTCCCCGAGAAGACGAAAGACCAAAAGCTGGCCTTGGCCAGGCGCGGCCTCCGCTCCCTGGCCGTGGCCGTCGCCATCCCGACCGTCGCCACCGCCGCCTCCATCTCGGCGGCAGCGTCACCGTCGCGGACTCTGCCGGTGTGGGCCTTCCACGTGGGCTCGATCCTCGTGTCCGGGCTGCTGGGCCTCTCGGCCTGGCTGGTGTGGGCGAAGGGCGGGTTCCACGGGCGGAGCGAGGCGCTGCCGCTGTACCTGGCGGAGCTGGTGATGGAGCTGCTGTGGGCTCCGCTGCTCTTCGGCTGCGGGCCCTCGAGGTCGGCCATGGCGGTGTGCGCGGCCCACTTCGTGGTGCTCTTCCTGCTGGGGCAGTGCTTCAGCCACGTCAACCCCGTCGCCGCCGACCTCATCAAGCCCTACCTCGCATGGGTATCCTTCCTGGCCGTCGTTAACTTCCTGCTCCTCTGA
- the LOC121982129 gene encoding heavy metal-associated isoprenylated plant protein 36-like — MAVTEQVSETLKYETFALKVSIHCEGCKREVKKSLQHIDGVYKIFIDSQQHKVVVTGNVKAETLVKKLTKTGKHAELWPEHKPTEKKIKKNNKTDDGDASKPPQNPEKKAQSSPANPNSAKEKPEQAAKSGGGGKKKGKKENINEVEVTPSRDMGDGSTGTILIPQQLNFPSCVVSYSSVQPSMSYGGAHYQMPMQENGYLSYPPLPRNCELFDEENANGCRIM, encoded by the exons ATGGCAGTGACTGAACAAGTTTCTGAGACACTGAAATACGAG ACCTTCGCCTTGAAGGTTTCCATCCACTGCGAAGGCTGCAAGAGAGAAGTGAAGAAATCCCTTCAGCATATAGATG GTGTTTACAAGATTTTCATCGACAGCCAGCAGCACAAGGTAGTGGTAACTGGCAATGTCAAGGCAGAGACCCTTGTGAAGAAGCTCACAAAGACAGGGAAGCATGCTGAGCTCTGGCCTGAGCACAAACCCACtgaaaagaagatcaagaaaaacaaCAAGACCGATGATGGCGACGCCAGCAAGCCGCCACAAAACCCTGAGAAAAAAGCACAAAGCTCTCCTGCCAATCCCAACTCTGCTAAAGAGAAACCAGAGCAGGCTGCCAAGAGTGGAGGTGGTGGTaagaaaaaggggaagaaggaaaaCATCAATGAGGTTGAAGTAACTCCAAGCAGGGACATGGGAGATGGAAGTACTGGAACCATCCTGATCCCTCAACAACTCAACTTCCCTTCATGTGTAGTCAGCTATAGCTCCGTCCAGCCAAGCATGAGCTACGGAGGAGCACACTACCAGATGCCGATGCAGGAGAATGGGTACTTGAGCTATCCGCCATTGCCCCGAAATTGTGAGCTCTTCGACGAAGAGAATGCTAATGGCTGCCGCATCATGTAG